GAACACCGGAAAAATGGCTGGTGACGGAGAATCTTATTTATTTAAAAAAGCAATTCTTAACGGAAATACAGGCGCTGAGCTAAGTGTAACAGAATACACATTGAATCCGCTTGCACGTTAGATTTGAAATTGTTTTACAGATAAAAACATTATTTTAATTTTAGGAGTATTCTTTTTTATCATAGAATGTAAAGATAAAACTGCAGTTACGAACAATCAAAATATCATTCAGCTATGAGCAGGACGAGAATCGTAAAAGGAACGTATACCAAAATATCTCAGGAGGGACACAGCATGTATTCCAAGGAAAACATTATTACCAGTGCTGGTGAGTCTGTAACCGAAACCGGGGAAGCAAATGGTATAAAATATGGCGGTCCTAAAAGTCCACCCAAGTCTGAAAAAAGAATCATTGATGTGGTAATGTTTGTAGCCGGAACTACAGATCCTGTGAATACGGCAGGTCTGAAGCATCAGGCCAATACCAATTACTGGAGAAGCAGCCAGAATAATTTCTGGAACAAGATAAAAGATATAAAGCCACAGTTTTTAGATCTCCATATTGAAGGCGATTTTTTCAGCTGGTCAGGAGATAACGATACAAAGGAAAGAAATCTTGCAGCAGAAAGGCTGTTGGATTTATTTTTGAGAGTATACAAATTCTGGAAAAATCAGGAAGTTCATATCCATTTAATAGGGCATTCTCATGGTGGAAATGTTATCAATCAGTTTACAGAGCTTATAGCAACGGATGCAAAATATCCTAAGCCTTGGAAAGTAAAAAGCATCACCTATTTATCTACTCCTTTTTTCAAGAAGAAACACCAGCTTAATCATAGTAAACTGCATAAAGAATGTAAGATCATTAATGTACATAATGAATATGACCTTACCCAGCAGCTTATTGCAGATTTCAGCTTGGTAAATCTGGAAATTTTTCTGAGAAACTTTCAAATGAAAAGCTTCCAGACAGGATTGGATACGCTAAAGTCTGTAGATACTTCTGCATTTAAACATTTACTGAATGTATGGATCAATGATGATACTGAGGGACCACAACTTTGGAGAGAAACAGCTACGGGATTAGCAGGTATAAACCAACTTACAGCGGAGTTCATCAACTACCTTGAAAATATAAAGCCAAGTAAGCCTAACCTAACAAAGGAAATGGATCAGTTTATCAATGTATTGAAGATTTTCCAACACTGGACCTTTACAAGCCATGCTACTTTTAATAGAAATAGCAGAAACCGTGCAGGAGGCTACGGAAGACCAGAATTTTTTGCAGATCTGGACCTTGCATCAGGAATCGGTGCTATTAATAATCTTTTCAGTATAAAAACAGGTGTTACCGATAGTTATATGCTCAACTTTTTAGCTAAGGTTTTTGCTGCTGAAGCAGGTATTACAGATAGTATTGAAGTAACGTCCTGGACACCTGTACATCAAACAAAAGGGCTTCCCATCTTAGATGTCAATATTACAACCAGCGATCCTTATCATACCAGAAATAAAAAATTGGTATCCAAGAGGTTTATATCAAATACATCAAAAGCAGTTCAAAATAATAATCTTCAGGAAGTATTGATGAGGTTGCTAAGCCAGTTTG
This genomic interval from Chryseobacterium joostei contains the following:
- a CDS encoding lipase family protein, which translates into the protein MSRTRIVKGTYTKISQEGHSMYSKENIITSAGESVTETGEANGIKYGGPKSPPKSEKRIIDVVMFVAGTTDPVNTAGLKHQANTNYWRSSQNNFWNKIKDIKPQFLDLHIEGDFFSWSGDNDTKERNLAAERLLDLFLRVYKFWKNQEVHIHLIGHSHGGNVINQFTELIATDAKYPKPWKVKSITYLSTPFFKKKHQLNHSKLHKECKIINVHNEYDLTQQLIADFSLVNLEIFLRNFQMKSFQTGLDTLKSVDTSAFKHLLNVWINDDTEGPQLWRETATGLAGINQLTAEFINYLENIKPSKPNLTKEMDQFINVLKIFQHWTFTSHATFNRNSRNRAGGYGRPEFFADLDLASGIGAINNLFSIKTGVTDSYMLNFLAKVFAAEAGITDSIEVTSWTPVHQTKGLPILDVNITTSDPYHTRNKKLVSKRFISNTSKAVQNNNLQEVLMRLLSQFVKPNKVKYVTYALHGAEMYFTGQIDAQIKILRKNLEVYIDLVKQYNADLVAEKDEREISDMMKRPGTVPYLAMASHSLSHTQLWPQVEEGLKNAFSSGKNPGYKKK